A stretch of Triticum aestivum cultivar Chinese Spring chromosome 1D, IWGSC CS RefSeq v2.1, whole genome shotgun sequence DNA encodes these proteins:
- the LOC123180816 gene encoding zinc finger AN1 domain-containing stress-associated protein 15 — MAQESCDLNKDEAEILKPSSSTPSPPSPTTPPPPTAQIPEPQPPQSPPQPPAAQFLSRPCEVVHIETSKKRKHADAVSMAMAAAPLSPVLFVNRCNVCRKRVGLTGFRCRCEKLFCPRHRHSESHDCSFDYKTAGREEIARANPLIRAAKIIRI; from the coding sequence ATGGCGCAGGAGAGCTGTGATCTCAACAAGGACGAGGCCGAGATCCTGAAGCCATCCTCCTCCACACCTTCGCCTCCTTCCCcaaccacaccaccaccaccaaccgctcAAATACCAGAACCGCAACCTCCACAGTCGCCACCACAACCACCGGCAGCTCAATTCTTGTCCAGGCCCTGTGAAGTTGTTCACATAGAGACTTCCAAAAAGAGGAAACATGCTGATGCGGTGTCAATGGCCATGGCGGCTGCGCCATTGTCGCCTGTGCTGTTTGTTAACCGTTGCAACGTGTGCCGCAAGAGAGTTGGTTTGACTGGGTTTCGTTGCCGGTGCGAGAAGCTCTTTTGTCCGCGCCACCGGCATTCAGAAAGCCACGACTGCTCATTTGATTATAAAACTGCAGGCCGGGAGGAGATTGCCCGGGCAAACCCTCTGATCAGGGCTGCCAAGATCATTAGGATATGA